The following are encoded together in the bacterium genome:
- a CDS encoding HAD-IG family 5'-nucleotidase: MSTQPQPAQPLAPPPAERGIFCNRTLNLRSIRAIGYDMDYTLIHYRVEKWEQRSFSHMRGKLRGLGWPVAELRFEPSEYQRGLIIDLELGNILKANQFGYVKRAAHGTRTLDFETLRQAYAETVVDLSEPRFVFLNTLFSLSEASMYAQLVDLLDAGRAPAPSGYGDLYRLVKRVLDEAHLEGRLKAEIVARPERFVDLDPEIPWVLLDQKRAGKKLLLVTNSEWPFTRAMMAYAFDRFLPGGLDWRGLFDLIIVAARKPAFFLGQQPFFAVVDDAGLLSPVVGAPGAGGVFHGGHAGAVEQMFGLRGDQVLYVGDHAYGDVHVSKNLRRWRTALVVRELEAEIRAEAGYSEGLRVLAALMARKEEMERALSHLRLRVLNRREGAAPPREEPLKALEQRLQAQREALLALDAEITPIAQAAGELANARWGLLMASGNDKSYFARQVERHADIYTSRVSNLLYATPFAFFRARRAPMPHERSLAANPG; encoded by the coding sequence ATGAGCACCCAGCCCCAGCCTGCCCAGCCGCTCGCGCCGCCACCGGCCGAGCGGGGCATCTTCTGCAATCGAACGCTCAACCTGCGCTCGATCAGGGCCATCGGCTACGACATGGACTACACGCTGATCCACTACCGGGTGGAGAAGTGGGAGCAGCGTTCCTTCTCGCACATGCGGGGCAAGCTGCGCGGGCTCGGCTGGCCGGTGGCGGAGCTCCGCTTCGAGCCGAGCGAGTACCAGCGCGGGCTGATCATCGACCTCGAGCTGGGCAACATCCTCAAGGCCAACCAGTTCGGCTACGTCAAGCGCGCCGCGCACGGCACGCGCACGCTCGACTTCGAGACCCTGCGCCAGGCCTACGCCGAGACGGTCGTGGACCTCTCCGAGCCGCGCTTCGTCTTTCTGAATACGCTCTTCTCGCTCTCGGAGGCGAGCATGTACGCGCAGCTCGTGGACCTGCTCGACGCCGGACGCGCGCCGGCGCCCTCGGGCTACGGGGATCTCTATCGCCTCGTCAAGCGCGTGCTCGACGAGGCCCACCTCGAGGGCCGCCTGAAGGCGGAGATCGTCGCCCGGCCCGAGCGCTTCGTCGACCTCGACCCGGAGATCCCCTGGGTGCTGCTCGACCAGAAGCGGGCGGGCAAGAAGCTCCTGCTCGTCACGAACTCGGAGTGGCCCTTCACGCGGGCGATGATGGCCTACGCATTCGACCGCTTCCTGCCGGGCGGGCTCGACTGGCGCGGGCTCTTCGACCTCATCATCGTCGCGGCCCGCAAGCCGGCCTTCTTCCTCGGCCAGCAGCCCTTCTTCGCCGTCGTCGACGATGCCGGCCTGCTCTCGCCGGTGGTGGGGGCGCCGGGCGCGGGGGGCGTCTTCCACGGCGGCCACGCGGGAGCGGTCGAGCAGATGTTCGGCCTGCGGGGGGATCAGGTGCTCTACGTGGGGGATCACGCCTACGGCGACGTCCACGTGTCCAAGAACCTGCGCCGCTGGCGGACGGCCCTCGTCGTCCGCGAGCTGGAGGCCGAGATCCGCGCCGAGGCCGGCTACAGCGAAGGGCTGCGCGTGCTGGCGGCGCTGATGGCACGCAAGGAGGAGATGGAACGCGCGCTCTCGCACCTGCGCCTGCGGGTGCTCAATCGACGCGAGGGTGCGGCGCCGCCGCGCGAGGAGCCGCTCAAAGCGCTCGAGCAGCGGCTGCAGGCCCAGCGCGAGGCCCTGCTGGCCCTCGATGCCGAGATCACGCCGATCGCCCAGGCGGCGGGGGAGCTGGCGAACGCGCGCTGGGGTTTGCTCATGGCCAGCGGCAACGACAAGAGCTACTTCGCCCGCCAGGTCGAGCGCCACGCGGACATCTACACCTCGCGCGTCTCCAACCTGCTCTACGCGACGCCCTTCGCCTTCTTCCGAGCACGCCGCGCGCCGATGCCGCACGAGCGCAGCCTCGCGGCGAATCCCGGCTAG
- a CDS encoding CHAT domain-containing protein, giving the protein MQRPVPAPSARGRLPPGRITGRGLGRPGWRRSAACERALHHQASDRRPGRESEARVIEMRSPLPGEAGGRWRFGLLLLVCIGLGQSPPAPVFGAETAAARERLAWADSLFLRQRAAESLALLDSLLASPAGRPCFPDLQLARGRVLATIGQGRASEAALRAALAVLPAETDSLRWARLHRWLAVALELQGRRAEVRRLAATSLASALRRGDEAHEAYARLTLAYDDLQAGDLEVARIGYERSLVLFERLGNRRFALIALTGLGRCHNGAGDFAQAAACYARVAEESRLLKDPFSEGHALNNLGTLMFALGDPAAALGAFRRAYALHRDHGNPEGCIIPAKNTATALTNLGRFAEAAAMLEEALRMCAEEGYAVHRAMLLEQLGNVRRRQGRLPEAAAHYRASLTPLSPCSPDQIASSLMHLAQTLAEMDSCAEGLALLAERVAPLRQRLSTGTELEAERVHGELFLASDQPRAALLHFRRAESLARRFAEAGGQLAPLALAGRCYLKLAEPDSAMALLQRAVAVWERARTRSQDPEWREQWSGNARQLFADLAQLQLAGPAIRAEADREQATFALLQRFKARTLRERLLGPAASGNEAVGGETLTAAHLQGSLLKEGELLLDAFVGPDSLLLFAVDRRECRVLRPRLGSNDLEWRLQRLREVLTQAPATADTAFIRAVCQQLGRSLLGGAADLLRRNRRILYSPDGALNLIPLAILEVGADGPLLSTHEVLTLPSASLLADLRIAHGAPAVRGGGSLLVVAGRQPEGGDPYPGALAEGRWLRGRYKGVTTWGIDGLQQSPLDPAALDAFRVMHFAAHTRLDDQHPWRSALLLAGAAAGDSAQVLPAAQIAGTRLSAGLAVLAGCESAGGTIVSGEGVLGLSSAFLAAGVPAVLASLWPVRDDLMPAFTRRFYTELDRGVTITEALRLAQLAMRQDAPGPTPGHWAGFLLIGDGSVPLVLPRAPSRRLPLALLALVLLAAAGLPVWRYLRARSPGGRHA; this is encoded by the coding sequence TTGCAGCGGCCGGTGCCAGCGCCGTCTGCTCGCGGGCGCCTCCCGCCCGGCAGGATCACAGGCCGTGGTCTGGGACGGCCGGGATGGCGAAGGTCGGCTGCTTGCGAGCGGGCTCTACATCATCAGGCTTCAGACCGGCGGCCGGGCCGCGAGTCAGAAGCTCGTGTTATTGAAATGAGATCCCCGCTGCCCGGTGAGGCGGGAGGGCGCTGGCGCTTCGGTCTCCTCCTCCTCGTCTGCATCGGGCTCGGGCAATCGCCCCCCGCACCTGTCTTCGGCGCCGAGACTGCTGCGGCGCGCGAGCGCCTGGCCTGGGCCGACTCCCTCTTCCTGCGGCAGCGCGCCGCGGAGTCGCTGGCGCTGCTCGACAGCCTGCTGGCTTCGCCCGCCGGGCGCCCCTGCTTCCCGGATCTCCAGTTGGCGAGAGGACGCGTGCTGGCGACGATCGGGCAGGGGCGCGCGTCGGAAGCCGCCCTGCGCGCGGCGCTCGCGGTGCTCCCCGCCGAGACCGACAGCCTGCGTTGGGCGCGGCTGCACCGTTGGCTGGCGGTGGCCCTCGAACTCCAGGGCCGCCGGGCGGAAGTCCGGCGACTGGCCGCGACCAGCCTGGCGAGCGCCCTTCGCCGCGGCGACGAAGCCCACGAGGCCTACGCGCGACTGACGCTGGCCTACGATGACCTCCAGGCCGGCGATCTCGAGGTGGCGCGGATAGGCTACGAACGCTCCCTCGTTCTCTTTGAGAGGCTCGGAAACCGCCGGTTCGCGCTGATCGCGCTGACCGGTCTCGGCCGCTGCCACAACGGCGCCGGTGACTTCGCGCAAGCAGCGGCCTGCTACGCTCGCGTCGCAGAAGAAAGCCGGCTGCTCAAGGACCCCTTCAGCGAAGGCCATGCCCTGAACAACCTGGGGACCTTGATGTTCGCTCTCGGCGATCCGGCAGCGGCCTTGGGCGCCTTTCGCCGCGCCTATGCGCTGCATCGGGACCATGGCAACCCCGAGGGGTGCATCATCCCGGCGAAGAACACCGCCACCGCACTCACGAATCTGGGTCGCTTTGCCGAGGCGGCGGCGATGCTCGAGGAAGCGCTGCGCATGTGCGCCGAGGAGGGCTATGCTGTCCACCGGGCAATGCTGCTGGAGCAGCTTGGGAACGTCCGCCGGCGGCAAGGTCGCCTGCCGGAGGCCGCGGCCCACTATCGCGCCTCACTGACTCCACTCTCCCCCTGCTCACCCGACCAGATCGCCAGCTCTCTGATGCACCTCGCCCAGACCCTGGCGGAGATGGACAGCTGCGCCGAGGGACTTGCCCTTCTGGCCGAGCGGGTCGCACCACTCCGGCAGCGGCTCTCGACCGGAACCGAGCTCGAGGCCGAGCGGGTTCACGGCGAGCTGTTCTTGGCCAGCGACCAACCTCGTGCTGCGCTCCTGCACTTCCGCCGTGCCGAGTCGCTGGCGCGGAGATTCGCCGAAGCCGGGGGACAGTTGGCTCCGCTCGCTTTGGCCGGACGCTGCTACCTCAAGCTCGCCGAGCCCGATAGCGCAATGGCGTTGCTACAGCGCGCAGTTGCGGTCTGGGAGCGCGCGCGGACCCGGTCCCAGGATCCGGAGTGGCGCGAGCAGTGGAGCGGCAACGCTCGCCAGCTCTTCGCCGATCTCGCCCAGCTTCAGCTCGCGGGGCCGGCGATTCGCGCGGAAGCCGATCGCGAGCAGGCGACCTTCGCGCTCCTCCAGCGCTTCAAGGCGCGTACCCTGCGGGAACGGCTGCTGGGTCCTGCCGCCAGTGGCAATGAAGCGGTCGGCGGCGAGACGCTCACCGCAGCGCATCTCCAGGGGAGCCTCCTCAAGGAGGGAGAACTCCTGCTCGATGCCTTTGTCGGTCCCGACTCCCTGCTGTTGTTCGCTGTCGATCGGCGGGAGTGCCGGGTGCTGCGGCCCCGGCTCGGCAGCAACGATCTGGAGTGGCGCCTGCAACGCCTGCGCGAAGTGTTAACCCAGGCGCCAGCAACTGCGGACACCGCCTTCATCCGCGCGGTGTGCCAGCAACTCGGACGCTCGCTCCTGGGCGGCGCCGCAGACCTCCTGCGTCGCAATCGCCGTATCCTCTATTCACCCGACGGGGCGCTCAACCTCATTCCGCTGGCCATCCTGGAGGTCGGCGCGGATGGACCCTTGCTGTCGACCCACGAGGTGCTGACGCTGCCCTCGGCAAGCCTGCTCGCTGATCTCCGGATCGCCCATGGAGCTCCGGCGGTCCGTGGCGGAGGCAGCCTCCTCGTCGTCGCGGGTCGGCAGCCGGAAGGTGGCGATCCCTATCCGGGGGCCCTCGCCGAGGGGCGTTGGCTACGCGGCCGCTACAAGGGCGTGACCACCTGGGGTATCGACGGGCTTCAGCAGTCGCCGCTGGACCCGGCGGCTCTCGACGCATTCAGGGTGATGCACTTCGCCGCCCATACTCGCCTCGACGACCAGCATCCGTGGCGCTCGGCGCTCCTGCTCGCCGGAGCGGCGGCGGGGGACTCGGCCCAGGTCCTGCCGGCAGCCCAGATCGCGGGGACCCGGCTGTCCGCAGGTCTCGCCGTCTTGGCCGGCTGCGAGTCCGCCGGCGGCACCATCGTCTCTGGCGAAGGCGTGCTGGGACTGAGCAGCGCCTTCCTCGCGGCCGGTGTTCCCGCCGTTCTCGCCAGTCTCTGGCCAGTGCGGGATGACCTCATGCCGGCATTCACACGGCGCTTCTACACGGAACTCGACCGTGGCGTAACGATCACGGAAGCCCTGCGCTTGGCGCAGCTCGCGATGCGTCAGGACGCGCCCGGGCCCACCCCCGGACACTGGGCTGGCTTCCTGCTCATCGGTGACGGAAGCGTCCCCCTCGTTCTGCCGCGGGCGCCGAGCCGGCGGCTGCCGCTGGCCCTACTCGCCCTTGTTCTCCTCGCCGCGGCCGGCCTGCCCGTCTGGCGCTATCTCCGCGCGCGCTCTCCGGGAGGCCGGCATGCGTGA
- the pyk gene encoding pyruvate kinase, translating to MRKTKIVATIGPASDSPALIAALIEAGLDVARLNFSHGTPAEHRAKIAALREAAARLDRPVAILQDLAGPKIRIGEVAGGAVRLEAGAEFRLRPGAGPGDAGGVGVNTPSLIAEVEPGDHLLLADGALELEVLAHAGEELVTRVLVGGLLGSRKGITLPSRSLSVASLTEKDKTDLALGMELGVDFVALSFVRSAEDLAACRRVMAVHGEPLPLIAKIEKHEALANMDAIVAAADGVMVARGDLGVETPLARVPAVQKQLIAKCNRAGIPVITATQMLGSMVTSPRPSRAEVTDVANAILDGTDAVMLSEETATGAHPVAAVAMMDRIARETETVFPYATWGERVAHSARQGLREAVAQGACALAEAIDAAAIIPFTRTGGTAQLVAKYRPRVPILAPCSLAATRRRLALSWGVLPLASERFADSEAMLRHACEVAKATGLVASGQRAVLTAGLPVGAEGVTNTIRAAVLD from the coding sequence ATGCGCAAGACGAAGATCGTCGCCACCATCGGCCCGGCCTCGGACTCGCCGGCCCTGATCGCAGCCCTCATCGAGGCCGGCCTCGACGTGGCGCGGCTCAACTTCTCCCACGGCACCCCGGCCGAGCATCGGGCGAAGATCGCGGCCCTGCGCGAGGCCGCGGCGCGCCTGGACCGGCCGGTCGCGATCCTGCAGGACCTCGCCGGGCCGAAGATCCGCATCGGCGAGGTGGCGGGCGGCGCGGTCCGCCTCGAGGCCGGCGCCGAGTTTCGCCTGCGGCCGGGGGCCGGCCCCGGCGACGCCGGCGGCGTCGGCGTCAACACGCCGAGCCTCATCGCCGAGGTCGAGCCCGGCGACCACCTGCTGCTCGCCGACGGCGCCCTCGAGCTCGAGGTGCTCGCGCACGCGGGGGAGGAGCTCGTCACGCGCGTGCTGGTCGGCGGCCTCCTCGGTTCGCGCAAGGGCATCACGCTGCCCAGCCGCAGCCTGAGCGTCGCCAGCCTCACCGAGAAGGACAAGACCGACCTCGCGCTCGGCATGGAGCTGGGCGTGGACTTCGTTGCCCTCTCCTTCGTGCGCAGCGCCGAGGATCTCGCCGCCTGTCGGCGCGTGATGGCCGTTCACGGCGAACCGCTGCCCTTGATCGCCAAGATCGAGAAGCACGAGGCGCTCGCCAACATGGACGCCATCGTCGCCGCCGCCGACGGCGTCATGGTCGCCCGCGGCGACCTCGGCGTCGAAACCCCGCTCGCCCGCGTGCCGGCCGTGCAGAAGCAGCTCATCGCCAAGTGCAACCGCGCGGGCATCCCGGTCATCACCGCGACGCAGATGCTCGGCTCGATGGTGACGAGCCCGCGCCCGAGCCGCGCCGAGGTGACGGACGTCGCCAACGCGATCCTCGACGGCACCGATGCCGTCATGCTCTCCGAGGAAACGGCCACGGGTGCCCACCCGGTGGCGGCCGTCGCGATGATGGACCGCATCGCCCGCGAGACGGAGACCGTCTTCCCCTACGCGACCTGGGGCGAGCGTGTGGCGCACAGCGCGCGCCAGGGTCTGCGCGAGGCCGTGGCCCAGGGCGCCTGCGCGCTCGCCGAGGCGATCGATGCCGCGGCGATCATCCCCTTCACGCGGACGGGCGGCACGGCGCAGCTCGTCGCCAAGTACCGGCCACGGGTGCCCATCCTCGCCCCCTGCTCGCTCGCGGCCACGCGCCGGCGCCTGGCGCTCAGCTGGGGCGTGCTGCCGCTGGCCAGCGAGCGCTTCGCCGACAGCGAAGCGATGCTGCGCCATGCCTGCGAGGTGGCGAAGGCGACGGGGCTCGTTGCCAGCGGCCAGCGTGCCGTACTCACCGCCGGCCTGCCCGTGGGCGCCGAGGGCGTCACGAACACCATCCGCGCGGCGGTGCTGGACTAG